One Lachnospiraceae bacterium C1.1 genomic region harbors:
- a CDS encoding glycoside hydrolase family 13 protein: protein MKNLLLYVLSAKQALDYKALYADMTENYVEPMEPEPNSMVKLRFRTAYKNVDSVKFISDDWRAEMKFSESVEDFSYYETEVWVGEEPLRYHFEVKVGRVIAAYDMTGVVKVSEVNHPFVLNPHVSTPDWSKGAVMYQIFTDRFFNGDVANDVTDREYHYISGYSKAMSGWDAPLNAMDVGEFYGGDLAGVIQKLPYLQGLGVEVIYFNPLFVSPSSHKYDCQDYDYIDPHFGRIVCDNISRLPEGDTDNKDAARYIARTTDRRNLEESNALFAELVEKAHDMGIRVIMDGVFNHCGSFNKWLDRECIYEGQSGYEPGAYVSADSPYRSFFRFGKDDWPYNANYDGWWGHDTLPKLNYEGSPKLYEYIMKIAAKWVSPPYNADGWRLDVAADLGYSAEFNHKFWKDFRKSVKEANPDAVIIAEHYGDPSAWLQGDEWDTVMNYDAFMEPVSWFLTGMQKHSDEYREDLLNNTEGFWGAMREHSSHFSMGELMCAMNELSNHDHSRFLTRTNRKVGRLDSLGSDAASEGIDKAVMREAVMLQMTWFGAPTIYYGDEAGLCGFTDPDNRRTYPWGEEDNELIDFHRACIRLRNENPELRYGSLKRLDSPDGVLAYARFTRYEKSIIIINNNDYEKALNFRVLDAGIARECMLKRTLLTYDTGYTTEPFFYEVRRGRIEIGMGKKSAIILQRHIPN from the coding sequence TGCTTTTATATGTGCTTTCTGCAAAACAGGCGCTCGATTACAAGGCTCTTTATGCTGATATGACCGAAAATTATGTAGAGCCGATGGAACCCGAGCCAAACAGCATGGTAAAACTGAGGTTTAGAACAGCATATAAAAATGTCGATTCGGTAAAGTTCATAAGTGATGACTGGAGAGCTGAAATGAAGTTCTCTGAAAGTGTTGAGGACTTTTCCTACTATGAGACCGAAGTCTGGGTAGGAGAAGAGCCTTTGAGATACCACTTTGAAGTAAAAGTTGGTAGGGTTATTGCGGCCTATGACATGACCGGTGTTGTAAAGGTGAGCGAGGTAAATCACCCGTTTGTGCTCAATCCACACGTATCAACTCCGGATTGGAGCAAGGGCGCAGTCATGTATCAGATCTTTACTGACAGATTTTTTAACGGAGATGTAGCTAATGATGTTACAGACAGGGAATATCATTATATAAGCGGATATTCAAAGGCAATGTCAGGCTGGGATGCACCGCTTAATGCCATGGATGTAGGCGAGTTTTACGGCGGAGATCTGGCAGGAGTAATACAGAAACTTCCGTATCTGCAGGGATTGGGAGTAGAAGTTATTTATTTTAATCCGCTGTTTGTGTCGCCTTCCAGTCATAAATATGACTGTCAGGACTATGACTATATAGATCCGCATTTCGGGCGGATAGTCTGTGATAATATATCGCGGCTTCCGGAAGGAGATACGGATAATAAGGATGCGGCAAGGTATATTGCGAGAACTACGGACAGAAGAAATCTGGAAGAGAGCAATGCACTTTTTGCAGAATTGGTTGAGAAGGCTCATGATATGGGAATCAGGGTCATAATGGACGGAGTTTTTAATCACTGCGGTTCATTTAATAAATGGCTCGACAGGGAGTGTATTTATGAGGGACAGAGCGGATATGAACCCGGAGCCTATGTTTCAGCAGACAGTCCATACAGAAGTTTCTTCAGATTTGGAAAAGATGACTGGCCCTATAATGCAAATTATGATGGATGGTGGGGACACGATACGCTGCCGAAGCTAAATTATGAAGGCTCACCGAAGCTATACGAGTATATAATGAAAATTGCTGCCAAATGGGTATCTCCTCCATATAATGCAGATGGCTGGAGACTTGATGTGGCAGCGGATCTTGGATATTCTGCAGAGTTTAACCATAAATTCTGGAAAGATTTCCGGAAATCTGTAAAAGAGGCAAATCCTGATGCAGTGATCATTGCCGAGCATTACGGAGATCCTTCGGCGTGGCTTCAGGGTGATGAATGGGATACGGTAATGAATTATGATGCATTCATGGAGCCGGTATCCTGGTTCCTTACCGGAATGCAGAAACACAGCGATGAATACAGGGAAGACCTTTTGAATAACACCGAGGGCTTTTGGGGAGCTATGAGAGAACATTCGTCTCATTTCAGTATGGGTGAGCTGATGTGCGCCATGAATGAGCTTTCCAATCATGATCATTCGCGCTTCCTCACGAGGACCAACAGGAAGGTTGGGCGTCTGGACAGTCTGGGTTCAGATGCGGCATCCGAGGGAATTGATAAGGCAGTCATGAGAGAAGCTGTAATGCTGCAGATGACCTGGTTCGGCGCACCAACTATATACTATGGTGATGAAGCAGGTCTTTGCGGATTTACAGATCCGGACAACCGGAGAACTTATCCCTGGGGCGAAGAGGACAACGAACTTATAGACTTCCACAGGGCGTGTATACGATTGAGAAATGAAAATCCTGAGCTCAGATACGGAAGCTTAAAAAGACTTGATAGTCCTGACGGGGTGCTGGCTTATGCGCGTTTTACACGTTATGAAAAGAGCATAATTATCATAAATAACAATGATTATGAAAAGGCACTGAATTTCAGGGTGCTTGACGCTGGGATCGCAAGAGAGTGTATGCTGAAAAGAACGCTTTTAACCTATGACACAGGCTATACCACTGAGCCGTTCTTCTATGAAGTGAGACGTGGCAGGATTGAGATCGGAATGGGAAAAAA